From the genome of Clostridium sp. BNL1100, one region includes:
- a CDS encoding RNA polymerase sigma factor produces the protein MTCVEFSTRIVAMMQTLYRVSYAQLSQSCDRDEAVQECLYKAWKKRNQLKDERYMQTWVIRILINECHNIQRKKGRELPLNEVPERVAPADANYELHDALFSIDETLRMPIILHYIEGFSIGEIAQILRCPQGTVKSRMLRGRQKLKILLSEEVQLPCEI, from the coding sequence GTGACATGTGTCGAATTTTCAACACGCATCGTCGCAATGATGCAAACACTGTATCGCGTCAGTTATGCACAATTATCACAAAGCTGTGACCGAGACGAGGCGGTTCAGGAATGTTTGTATAAGGCGTGGAAGAAGCGAAATCAACTCAAAGATGAGCGCTATATGCAGACTTGGGTGATCCGTATTCTGATCAACGAATGCCATAATATTCAGAGAAAAAAAGGCCGAGAATTGCCGCTGAATGAAGTGCCTGAACGAGTTGCGCCTGCGGATGCCAATTATGAGCTGCATGATGCGCTGTTCAGTATAGATGAAACGCTCCGTATGCCCATTATACTGCACTATATTGAAGGTTTTTCAATAGGTGAAATTGCTCAAATTTTACGATGTCCCCAAGGCACAGTGAAATCACGCATGCTGCGCGGGCGACAGAAACTAAAAATATTATTATCCGAGGAGGTTCAATTGCCATGCGAGATATGA
- a CDS encoding RsmB/NOP family class I SAM-dependent RNA methyltransferase, which translates to MKLPIEFVEKMQGLMGEEFDSYLESYKKPRFYGLRVNTLKISVEEFLKIAPFHLEPVPWTKDGFYYQEGDNPGRHPYYYAGLYYIQEPSAMLPGAVIGVKPGERVLDLCAAPGGKTVQMAAQMQGQGLLVANDINSERVKALVKNVELAGVKNAIVLNETPDKLAVNFQNYFDKIMVDAPCSGEGMFRKDEDAIKSWEKFKCEKCCGMQWDILQKVDTMLKTGGIILYSTCTFSPEEDELMIERFMDEHKGSYELLEIPKAGGIEGGRTQWSKGGYDFGKAARLWPHKLNGEGHFAALLRKKDSSENSNRSENAVYKSVDKSQALKVNDTKDVKQFNSQLGEFVENNTNLSLEGYLFQKGANLYHLPVECPDLSGLKVAKFGWYLGEIGNKGFIPSHSLAVSMNIRELKNIISFRSDSREVNSYLKGETLMVSGEKGYTGVCVDEFPLGWAKQTGDMLKNLYPKGWRKMS; encoded by the coding sequence ATGAAGCTACCGATTGAATTTGTTGAGAAAATGCAAGGTCTGATGGGTGAAGAATTCGACAGCTACCTTGAATCATATAAAAAACCAAGATTTTATGGTCTCAGAGTAAATACTTTGAAGATATCAGTGGAAGAATTCTTAAAAATAGCACCGTTTCATCTTGAACCTGTACCGTGGACCAAGGATGGCTTTTATTATCAGGAGGGAGATAATCCGGGGAGGCACCCGTATTATTATGCAGGCTTATACTATATTCAGGAACCCAGTGCCATGCTTCCGGGAGCTGTTATAGGAGTAAAGCCTGGAGAAAGGGTTTTAGACCTTTGTGCCGCACCGGGAGGTAAGACTGTCCAAATGGCTGCACAGATGCAAGGACAAGGTTTGCTGGTGGCTAATGATATAAATTCGGAGAGAGTAAAGGCACTGGTAAAGAATGTTGAGCTGGCAGGGGTGAAAAATGCTATAGTTCTCAATGAAACCCCGGATAAACTGGCTGTAAACTTTCAGAATTACTTTGACAAAATAATGGTTGATGCGCCCTGTTCAGGTGAAGGAATGTTTCGTAAGGACGAAGATGCCATAAAAAGCTGGGAAAAATTTAAATGTGAAAAGTGCTGCGGAATGCAGTGGGATATTCTACAGAAGGTTGATACCATGTTAAAGACGGGAGGCATTATACTATATTCAACCTGTACCTTCTCACCTGAAGAGGATGAGTTAATGATAGAAAGGTTTATGGACGAACATAAAGGTAGCTACGAACTGCTGGAAATACCAAAAGCCGGTGGCATTGAGGGAGGCCGTACTCAATGGTCAAAAGGAGGATATGACTTTGGTAAAGCTGCCCGTCTATGGCCTCATAAACTCAATGGCGAAGGGCATTTTGCAGCATTGCTGAGAAAAAAAGATTCCTCAGAAAACTCAAACAGGAGTGAAAATGCAGTATACAAGTCTGTAGATAAGTCTCAAGCCTTAAAAGTAAATGACACAAAAGATGTAAAACAATTCAACTCTCAGTTGGGTGAATTTGTTGAAAATAACACAAACCTGAGTCTAGAGGGATATTTATTTCAAAAGGGTGCCAATCTGTATCATTTGCCCGTTGAATGTCCTGATTTATCGGGACTAAAGGTTGCAAAATTTGGCTGGTATCTTGGCGAAATTGGAAACAAAGGTTTTATACCTTCCCATTCATTGGCAGTATCAATGAATATAAGGGAACTAAAGAATATTATAAGCTTCAGGTCTGATTCACGTGAGGTTAACAGTTATTTGAAGGGTGAAACGCTGATGGTTTCAGGTGAAAAAGGTTATACTGGTGTTTGTGTGGATGAATTTCCTCTTGGATGGGCTAAGCAAACCGGAGATATGCTTAAAAATCTATATCCCAAAGGGTGGAGAAAGATGTCCTAA
- the purD gene encoding phosphoribosylamine--glycine ligase, whose amino-acid sequence MKVLVVGGGGREHTIVWKLAQSPKITKLYCAPGNGGISGIAESVPIKAMDLDGIVAFSKENKVDMVVVAPDDPLAAGLVDKLMEAGIRAFGPVKAAAIIEGSKAFSKDLMKKYNIPTAGYMVFDNCPEALQYLDTCSAPIVVKADGLALGKGVIIAQTIQEAKEAVNGMMNDKVFGDAGSRVVIEEFIQGPEVSILAFTDGNTIVPMVSSQDHKRAFDNDQGPNTGGMGTFSPSPLYDKKLADYCMKEIFIPTVEAMNKEGRKFKGVLYFGLMITKDGPKVLEYNARFGDPETQVVLPRLKTDLLDVFEAIIDERLREIKIEWDDNSAVCVIAASGGYPGKYATGIEVNGIDKAEENSETIVFHAGTSCKDGKYYTAGGRVLGVTAVEATMDKAIQKAYAGIAKIQFEGMHYRKDIGRK is encoded by the coding sequence ATGAAGGTTCTTGTAGTCGGTGGGGGAGGAAGAGAGCATACCATTGTGTGGAAGCTCGCACAAAGCCCTAAAATTACTAAATTATACTGTGCACCGGGAAACGGTGGAATTTCCGGAATTGCAGAAAGTGTTCCCATAAAAGCAATGGATTTAGACGGAATAGTAGCTTTTTCAAAAGAAAACAAAGTAGATATGGTTGTGGTTGCACCGGATGACCCTCTTGCAGCTGGGTTGGTTGACAAGCTGATGGAAGCAGGTATAAGGGCTTTCGGGCCTGTTAAGGCAGCCGCAATAATCGAAGGAAGCAAGGCATTTTCAAAGGATTTAATGAAAAAATACAACATACCTACAGCAGGCTATATGGTATTTGACAACTGCCCAGAGGCATTGCAATACCTGGATACCTGCTCGGCTCCTATTGTTGTAAAGGCTGACGGTCTTGCTCTGGGTAAAGGCGTTATAATTGCTCAGACCATACAGGAAGCAAAGGAAGCCGTAAACGGTATGATGAATGATAAGGTTTTCGGTGACGCCGGAAGCCGGGTTGTAATAGAAGAATTCATTCAGGGGCCTGAGGTTTCTATATTAGCATTTACAGACGGAAACACAATTGTCCCTATGGTTTCCTCACAGGACCATAAGCGTGCTTTTGATAACGACCAGGGACCGAATACAGGCGGTATGGGGACTTTTTCTCCAAGCCCTCTATATGATAAAAAGCTGGCTGACTACTGCATGAAGGAAATATTCATACCTACGGTAGAAGCTATGAACAAAGAAGGACGTAAATTTAAAGGAGTTCTATATTTTGGCTTGATGATAACTAAGGACGGCCCTAAGGTATTAGAATATAATGCCCGTTTCGGTGACCCTGAAACACAGGTTGTCCTACCAAGATTAAAGACTGACCTTCTAGACGTTTTTGAAGCAATCATTGACGAAAGACTAAGGGAAATAAAAATAGAATGGGATGACAATTCGGCTGTATGCGTAATAGCTGCTTCCGGCGGTTATCCGGGTAAGTATGCTACAGGAATCGAAGTAAACGGTATTGACAAGGCTGAAGAAAACAGTGAGACCATTGTGTTCCATGCAGGTACATCCTGCAAAGACGGCAAGTATTATACTGCCGGAGGACGTGTACTTGGTGTTACCGCCGTTGAAGCAACAATGGACAAAGCAATCCAAAAGGCATACGCAGGAATTGCAAAAATACAGTTTGAGGGTATGCACTACAGAAAAGATATTGGAAGAAAGTAA
- a CDS encoding 2-isopropylmalate synthase, with protein MIEFNKKSNTLEQTQYKYSLQDISEPNLYREIYNYDDVPKCAFNHRRVPMYPADEIWITDTTFRDGQQSRAPYTVEQIVKLYEYLHQLGGPKGLIRQTEFFLYSDKDKEAVYKCMELGYDFPEITSWIRASKSDFKLAKDMGMKETGFLVSCSDYHIFRKLKMTRKQAMESYLSVIKEAISVGIKPRCHLEDITRADFYGFVIPFALELRKLMDESGVPIKIRACDTMGYGVSYPGAALPRSVPGIIYGLRHHAGFPSELLEWHGHNDFYKAVSNSSTAWLYGCSSVNCSLLGIGERTGNTPLEAMVFEYASLRGTTDGMDTRIITEIAEYYEKELDYEIPPRTPFVGRHFNVTQAGIHADGLLKDEEIYNIFNTDKLLNRPIGVAITQTSGLAGIALWINNNFRFRGNDLIDKKDERVGKIKEWVDAQYQAGRITSISDKEMLKGIREIAPDIIPS; from the coding sequence ATGATAGAGTTCAACAAAAAATCTAATACATTGGAACAAACTCAGTATAAGTATTCACTTCAGGACATTTCAGAGCCAAATTTATATAGAGAGATATATAACTATGACGATGTCCCCAAGTGTGCCTTTAATCACCGTAGAGTACCTATGTACCCTGCCGATGAGATTTGGATAACAGATACTACTTTTAGAGACGGACAGCAGTCACGTGCGCCTTATACCGTAGAACAGATCGTTAAGCTTTACGAATATCTTCATCAGTTGGGAGGACCTAAGGGTTTAATCCGTCAAACTGAGTTTTTTCTCTACAGCGACAAGGATAAGGAAGCTGTATACAAATGTATGGAATTAGGTTATGATTTCCCGGAAATAACCAGTTGGATAAGGGCTTCAAAAAGCGATTTCAAACTTGCTAAAGACATGGGAATGAAAGAGACCGGCTTTTTGGTAAGCTGCTCCGATTATCATATTTTCAGAAAACTCAAAATGACCAGAAAACAGGCTATGGAGAGTTATCTGAGTGTTATAAAGGAAGCTATAAGCGTAGGTATTAAACCAAGATGCCATCTGGAAGATATAACAAGAGCTGATTTCTATGGATTTGTTATTCCTTTTGCATTAGAACTTAGAAAATTGATGGATGAAAGTGGAGTGCCTATAAAAATCAGGGCTTGCGATACAATGGGATATGGTGTTTCATACCCTGGTGCTGCTCTGCCAAGGAGTGTTCCCGGAATAATTTACGGTCTAAGGCATCATGCTGGCTTCCCAAGTGAATTACTTGAATGGCACGGTCATAACGATTTTTACAAGGCTGTCAGCAATTCTTCAACAGCTTGGTTATATGGCTGCTCGTCAGTTAACTGTTCCCTTCTCGGTATTGGAGAGAGGACAGGTAATACTCCTCTTGAAGCAATGGTATTTGAGTATGCATCACTGAGGGGAACAACTGATGGTATGGATACCAGAATTATTACTGAGATTGCAGAATACTATGAAAAAGAGCTTGATTATGAAATTCCACCGAGAACACCTTTCGTAGGAAGGCACTTCAACGTTACACAGGCAGGTATTCATGCGGACGGACTTTTGAAGGATGAGGAGATATATAATATTTTCAATACCGACAAGCTGCTTAACAGGCCAATAGGTGTTGCAATAACTCAGACATCCGGTCTTGCAGGAATTGCACTATGGATTAACAATAATTTCAGATTCAGAGGAAACGATTTAATTGACAAAAAAGATGAAAGAGTTGGAAAAATAAAAGAATGGGTAGATGCCCAGTACCAAGCAGGCAGAATTACCTCTATCAGCGATAAGGAAATGCTTAAAGGTATTAGGGAAATTGCACCTGATATTATTCCTTCTTGA
- a CDS encoding methyl-accepting chemotaxis protein translates to MKKTEERSSSTNLYGIGAIISIVLCIVGGIISGKPVFAVYTFFACLVSCITFIVLSGLQYKTTIKRFSKDIDGFKSGDFSRMIEPKQYGILGFVASVVNIVISDIRSLIESFFNLSLSITQASRKVTSTAENASNAIEEISKTIDEIAKGASAQAAEAQMGVQVVDKLSDQINFVYESYSGITNETNKIIDLNTVGLKAVTTLRDKSKETYETSEKIFAVVEKLTNTTKDIGLFVESIENIAEQTNLLALNAAIEAARAGEAGKGFAVVADEVRKLADQSRKSTEEINNMMESIQEESALAISSMEIMKKVSQEQNIAVDKTNSSFSDIANAIDFIVSKINDVNEAVIKMQTDKSEVISAIENISSVSQQTAASSEEVAATTENQLKIIDDMKIASESLNQLVKQLDNKLKKYKLR, encoded by the coding sequence ATGAAAAAAACTGAGGAAAGAAGTAGCTCCACCAATTTATACGGTATTGGTGCTATAATTAGTATTGTTTTATGTATTGTAGGCGGTATTATCAGCGGCAAACCTGTATTTGCTGTATATACCTTCTTCGCATGTCTTGTATCCTGTATAACTTTCATAGTTCTGTCAGGGTTACAGTACAAAACAACTATCAAAAGATTCTCTAAAGATATTGATGGGTTCAAGTCCGGAGATTTTTCTCGAATGATTGAACCTAAGCAATATGGTATTCTAGGCTTCGTAGCTTCTGTAGTTAACATCGTAATCAGTGATATACGCTCATTGATAGAAAGTTTCTTTAATCTCTCCTTATCTATAACACAAGCATCCAGAAAAGTAACTTCTACTGCCGAAAATGCATCAAACGCTATTGAAGAAATCTCAAAAACTATTGATGAAATAGCAAAAGGTGCATCCGCACAGGCTGCAGAAGCTCAAATGGGTGTTCAGGTTGTTGATAAGCTTTCTGATCAGATCAATTTTGTATATGAAAGCTACAGTGGAATCACAAATGAAACCAATAAAATTATTGATTTGAATACTGTAGGTTTGAAAGCAGTTACTACTCTGAGAGACAAGTCAAAAGAAACATATGAAACTTCCGAAAAAATATTTGCCGTTGTTGAAAAGCTTACAAATACAACAAAGGATATCGGCCTTTTCGTTGAATCAATTGAAAACATAGCCGAGCAAACCAATCTCCTTGCTCTAAACGCTGCCATCGAAGCTGCAAGAGCCGGTGAAGCAGGAAAAGGTTTTGCCGTAGTTGCCGATGAAGTACGTAAGCTTGCTGATCAGAGCAGAAAGTCAACAGAAGAGATAAACAATATGATGGAAAGTATACAGGAAGAATCCGCATTGGCTATATCTTCAATGGAAATAATGAAAAAGGTATCTCAGGAACAAAATATTGCTGTTGATAAGACAAACAGCTCTTTCAGTGATATTGCAAATGCGATTGATTTTATAGTTTCAAAAATCAATGATGTAAACGAAGCAGTTATTAAAATGCAAACGGACAAGAGCGAAGTAATCAGTGCAATAGAAAATATATCATCTGTGTCTCAGCAGACAGCAGCGTCAAGCGAGGAAGTTGCTGCTACTACCGAAAATCAGCTTAAGATTATTGATGATATGAAGATTGCATCAGAAAGCTTGAATCAGTTGGTTAAGCAGTTGGATAACAAGCTAAAGAAATATAAATTGAGATAA
- a CDS encoding GntR family transcriptional regulator produces MAKLDYDESDNLVNSLRGRVFNQLRKQILTGAYKPGDSLIELRLSEELGVSRTPIREAIRQLELEGLVVSIPNKGAVVKGVTDQDVEDIFTIRTMIEGLAARWAAEKITEEEIIELKEALEFEEFYTIKNDAEHLMRYDSKFHDIIFRACKSRPLMHMLSTFHHYIQNARNNSFETPGRPAKALDEHRAIFEAIIRKDGETAEKLTVEHIRNASRIFNEKHQK; encoded by the coding sequence ATGGCTAAGCTGGACTACGATGAAAGTGATAACTTAGTAAATTCATTAAGGGGCAGGGTTTTCAATCAGCTTCGCAAGCAGATTCTGACAGGAGCGTACAAACCCGGAGACAGTCTGATAGAGTTGCGTCTCTCAGAGGAGCTTGGAGTTAGCAGGACGCCTATACGTGAGGCAATCAGGCAGCTTGAACTTGAAGGCCTTGTAGTATCAATACCAAACAAAGGCGCAGTAGTAAAGGGTGTTACTGATCAGGACGTTGAAGACATATTTACTATCAGAACAATGATTGAAGGCCTTGCTGCCAGATGGGCAGCTGAAAAGATTACCGAGGAAGAGATTATTGAACTGAAAGAAGCTCTTGAATTTGAGGAGTTCTATACTATAAAGAACGACGCGGAGCATCTGATGAGATACGACTCCAAATTTCACGATATTATTTTCAGAGCCTGCAAGAGCAGACCTTTGATGCATATGCTGAGTACTTTTCATCACTATATACAAAATGCCAGAAATAATTCATTTGAGACACCGGGCAGACCGGCTAAAGCACTTGATGAACACCGTGCAATATTTGAGGCAATAATCAGGAAAGACGGAGAAACTGCTGAGAAGCTGACAGTAGAGCATATCAGAAACGCCAGCAGGATTTTCAATGAAAAACATCAGAAATAA
- a CDS encoding DUF4179 domain-containing protein has protein sequence MRDMKELKNAFGQADNNFVNNVHHILTGIQSKKDGKPVKKIYLRLAAVITIICILSAGTALAFTNTWGILDFLSGIRTNVKVLPEASSIVQKVVPQEGNKTDIAAFTIREAVYDGQSVYIVLDVKPSSPDYLLLGPDAYPSDQIANMGPIFSGETGTIADYARKNHKVMFQTSVIINDANCSISYLLEEDGTLVYMLDGRYEGDFTAPDVEFKCVAVPFVMENDKYTRDMDSRKDTTLSVTLKNTGTKETKTSKEPAVYGKCGVRVDKITLKSSAMSTYAEVEFTVLDKEKYTETDGILFEFLDIYGERIPNGAASGGGIEEIDDTHYIEKISLQAMEKLPSEVILRGYSYLDKYQYETHTFEMK, from the coding sequence ATGCGAGATATGAAAGAATTAAAGAACGCTTTCGGTCAGGCTGATAACAACTTTGTCAACAATGTACATCATATCCTGACAGGTATCCAATCAAAAAAGGACGGAAAACCTGTGAAAAAAATATACTTGCGACTGGCAGCTGTTATTACCATTATCTGCATACTGTCTGCCGGGACTGCTTTGGCTTTTACTAATACTTGGGGAATCCTTGATTTCCTGAGCGGAATAAGAACTAATGTAAAGGTTTTGCCCGAAGCCTCCTCAATTGTACAAAAAGTAGTGCCTCAAGAAGGCAACAAAACCGATATTGCGGCTTTTACAATACGCGAAGCCGTATATGACGGGCAGAGCGTCTATATCGTCCTCGACGTCAAGCCCTCTTCGCCCGATTACCTGCTGCTGGGTCCCGATGCCTATCCGTCCGACCAAATCGCAAATATGGGTCCGATATTCAGCGGGGAAACCGGTACGATTGCCGATTACGCCCGTAAAAACCATAAAGTTATGTTTCAAACATCCGTTATCATCAATGACGCTAACTGCTCCATCTCTTATCTGCTTGAAGAAGACGGAACCCTTGTATATATGCTCGACGGGCGTTATGAAGGTGATTTCACTGCGCCGGATGTAGAATTTAAATGTGTTGCCGTTCCTTTTGTCATGGAAAACGATAAGTACACGAGAGATATGGACAGCAGAAAAGATACAACACTCTCAGTCACGCTCAAAAATACCGGGACTAAAGAAACCAAAACCAGCAAAGAACCCGCCGTCTACGGGAAATGCGGAGTTCGGGTGGACAAAATCACGCTCAAAAGTTCGGCTATGTCAACCTATGCGGAAGTTGAGTTCACTGTCTTAGACAAAGAAAAATACACCGAAACCGACGGTATATTGTTTGAATTTCTTGACATATACGGCGAACGCATTCCTAACGGTGCCGCTTCAGGCGGCGGCATTGAGGAAATCGATGACACTCACTATATCGAAAAGATTTCACTGCAGGCAATGGAGAAATTGCCAAGTGAGGTCATCCTTCGCGGATATAGCTATTTGGATAAGTACCAATACGAGACGCATACGTTTGAAATGAAATAA
- a CDS encoding pseudouridine synthase, whose protein sequence is MKQKQRLDKIISNFGFGSRNDIKSAVKKGLVTVDGQIVKDSGIHVDPEASIIEINGERLNYRKFIYIMMNKPQGVISATSDRKQRTVFDILPEEYKCFDLFPAGRLDIDTEGLVLMTNDGQLSHEILSPKKHVPKQYYAKVLGRVNQDDAEAFSNGVTLDDGYKTLPATLEILKSDDLSEIKLTIVEGKFHQVKRMFEAVGKKVIYLKRLSMGNLRLDVNLKLGECKELGESDIELLKQAVIIDNKN, encoded by the coding sequence TTGAAACAGAAACAACGGTTGGATAAGATTATTTCAAATTTTGGATTCGGTTCAAGAAATGATATAAAGAGTGCTGTTAAAAAAGGTCTGGTTACAGTTGACGGGCAGATCGTAAAAGACAGCGGAATTCATGTCGACCCTGAAGCAAGTATTATTGAAATAAACGGAGAAAGGCTGAATTACCGCAAGTTTATATACATCATGATGAATAAGCCCCAGGGAGTTATTTCGGCTACTAGCGACAGAAAGCAAAGAACTGTCTTTGACATTCTGCCAGAAGAATACAAATGCTTTGATCTTTTCCCGGCAGGAAGACTGGATATAGATACAGAAGGTCTTGTACTGATGACAAATGACGGTCAGCTGTCCCATGAAATTCTTTCTCCCAAAAAACATGTTCCAAAGCAGTATTATGCAAAAGTGCTCGGAAGGGTTAATCAGGATGATGCAGAAGCCTTCAGTAATGGTGTAACTCTTGACGATGGGTACAAGACGCTTCCGGCGACTTTGGAAATATTAAAATCCGATGATTTATCAGAAATAAAGCTCACAATAGTAGAAGGAAAATTCCATCAGGTAAAGAGAATGTTTGAGGCTGTAGGCAAAAAAGTAATTTATTTAAAACGACTCAGCATGGGAAACCTTAGATTGGATGTGAATTTAAAACTTGGGGAATGTAAGGAACTTGGAGAAAGTGACATTGAACTGCTGAAGCAAGCAGTAATTATTGATAATAAAAATTAG
- a CDS encoding aconitate hydratase codes for MGLNLAQKIIKNHLVSGDMVAGNEISINIDQTLTQDSTGTMAYLQFEAIGIPRVKTKKSVAYIDHNTLQAGFENADDHKYIQTVTSKHGIYFSKPGNGICHQVQLERFGVPGMTLLGSDSHTPTGGGIGMLAIGAGGLDVAVAMGGGPYYLTMPKVCKVELKGQLNPWSTAKDIILEVLRVMSVKGGVGKVVEYAGEGIKTLTVPERATITNMGAELGATTSIFPSDDVTLEFLKAQGREQDWVELLPDTDAVYEEHIVIDLSTIEPMAAKPHSPDNVEKISTIGKIKVDQVAIGSCTNSSYMDMMKVAAILKGKTINPNVSLVIAPGSKQVLTMLAQNGALADMVAAGARILESACGPCIGMGQAPCSDAVSLRTFNRNFEGRSGTTSAKVYLVSPEVAAASALTGVLTDPRELGEAPKIEMPKEFVINDNLVVEPAQEGSDVEVVRGPNIKPFPINKALSDKVEGKALIKVGDNITTDHIMPSNAKLLPFRSNVPYLAEFCLTPCDAEFPARAKANGGGFIIGGSNYGQGSSREHAALAPLQLGIKGVIAKSFARIHMANLINSGIIPMTFENEADYDKIDMNDELAIDNAIEQVKNADTIVVKNLTKNIQFNAKVTLSDRQVQMILAGGLLNYTKVNNG; via the coding sequence ATGGGTTTGAACTTGGCACAAAAAATTATCAAGAACCATTTGGTTAGCGGGGATATGGTTGCAGGAAATGAAATTTCTATAAATATTGACCAGACTCTTACACAGGATTCTACCGGAACAATGGCTTACTTGCAGTTTGAAGCTATTGGAATTCCAAGGGTTAAGACTAAAAAATCAGTAGCATATATCGATCACAACACTCTACAGGCAGGTTTTGAAAACGCTGATGACCACAAGTATATACAGACAGTTACTTCAAAGCACGGTATATACTTTTCAAAGCCCGGAAATGGCATATGCCATCAGGTACAGCTTGAACGTTTCGGAGTACCCGGAATGACACTGCTGGGATCTGACAGCCACACGCCAACCGGAGGCGGAATAGGAATGCTTGCTATAGGAGCCGGCGGTCTTGATGTTGCCGTTGCAATGGGCGGCGGACCATACTATCTCACAATGCCTAAGGTCTGTAAGGTTGAGCTAAAAGGACAGCTCAATCCATGGTCTACTGCAAAAGATATTATATTGGAAGTTTTGAGGGTAATGTCTGTTAAGGGTGGAGTTGGAAAGGTTGTTGAATACGCCGGAGAGGGTATAAAGACTCTTACCGTACCTGAGAGAGCAACCATTACAAATATGGGTGCAGAACTTGGTGCAACAACTTCAATTTTCCCAAGTGACGATGTAACACTGGAATTCCTTAAGGCTCAGGGAAGAGAGCAGGATTGGGTTGAACTTCTGCCGGATACTGATGCGGTATATGAAGAACATATCGTTATCGATTTATCAACTATTGAGCCAATGGCAGCAAAACCACACAGCCCTGACAATGTAGAAAAGATATCAACTATCGGGAAAATTAAAGTTGATCAGGTAGCAATAGGAAGCTGTACAAATTCTTCATACATGGATATGATGAAGGTGGCTGCAATATTAAAGGGCAAGACTATAAATCCAAATGTCAGCCTGGTAATTGCACCGGGTTCAAAGCAGGTTTTGACTATGCTTGCTCAAAACGGAGCTTTAGCGGATATGGTTGCAGCAGGAGCCAGAATTCTTGAGTCAGCATGCGGCCCATGTATCGGTATGGGACAAGCACCTTGCTCTGATGCAGTATCACTGAGAACATTTAACAGAAACTTTGAAGGAAGAAGCGGAACTACTTCTGCAAAGGTTTATCTGGTAAGTCCTGAAGTTGCTGCTGCAAGTGCACTTACAGGTGTATTAACCGATCCGAGAGAACTCGGAGAGGCTCCAAAGATAGAAATGCCTAAAGAGTTTGTTATAAATGATAATTTGGTTGTAGAACCTGCTCAGGAAGGAAGCGATGTAGAGGTTGTTAGAGGCCCGAATATCAAGCCTTTCCCAATAAACAAAGCACTCTCAGATAAAGTAGAGGGTAAAGCTCTGATAAAGGTTGGAGACAATATAACTACTGACCATATAATGCCTTCAAATGCTAAATTGCTTCCTTTCAGATCAAATGTTCCTTACCTTGCTGAATTCTGTCTGACTCCTTGTGATGCTGAATTCCCTGCAAGAGCAAAGGCCAATGGCGGCGGATTCATAATCGGAGGATCAAACTACGGACAGGGTTCAAGCAGAGAACATGCTGCTCTTGCACCATTGCAGCTTGGGATTAAGGGAGTTATTGCAAAATCCTTTGCAAGAATTCATATGGCTAACCTTATAAACTCTGGAATCATACCAATGACTTTTGAAAATGAAGCAGATTACGATAAAATAGATATGAATGATGAACTTGCAATAGATAATGCTATAGAACAGGTTAAAAATGCCGATACTATAGTTGTTAAGAATCTTACAAAGAATATACAGTTTAACGCAAAGGTTACCTTGTCAGACAGACAGGTGCAGATGATTCTTGCAGGCGGATTGCTTAACTATACCAAAGTAAACAATGGTTAA